Proteins found in one Podarcis muralis chromosome 5, rPodMur119.hap1.1, whole genome shotgun sequence genomic segment:
- the LOC114599696 gene encoding large ribosomal subunit protein uL15-like isoform X1: MAAASRGGGGEVSGGLLITVKSWPGSALGAPPSLSACPTSQGSCWKDNIHDTLPCLLQLIGTGASPYGFLFKATRPMPSRLRKTRKLRGHVSHGHGRIGKHRKHPGGRGNAGGLHHHRINFDKYHPGYFGKVGMRHYHLKKNQHFCPTVNLDKLWTLVSEQTRLKYAKNPAGLSPVIDVVRSGYYKVLGKGKLPKQPVIVKAKFFSRKAEEKIKAVGGACVLVA, from the exons ATGGCGGCTGCctctcggggcggggggggggaggtttctgggggACTTTTAATAACAGTGAAGTCATGGCCGGGCTCTGCACTCGGAGCCCCCCCTTCGCTCTCGGCCtgtcctacctcgcagggttcttGTTGGAAAGACAACATCCACGACACGcttccctgcctcctccagctCATCGGGACAGGCGCTTCTCCCTACggctttctttttaaagccacccGGCCCATG CCTTCAAGACTGAGGAAGACCAGGAAACTGCGAGGTCACGTCAGCCACGGCCATGGTCGTATTG GTAAGCATAGAAAGCATCCTGGAGGACGTGGTAATGCTGGAGGCCTGCACCACCACAGAATTAACTTTGATAAATA CCATCCTGGTTATTTTGGAAAGGTTGGTATGAGACATTACCACTTGAAGAAAAACCAGCACTTCTGTCCCACAGTCAACCTGGATAAACTGTGGACACTTGTTAGTGAGCAGACAAGGCTCAAGTATGCCAAAAATCCAGCCGGATTATCACCTGTAATTGATGTTGTGCGCTCA GGTTATTATAAAGTCCTGGGCAAGGGGAAACTGCCCAAACAGCCTGTAATTGTGAAAGCAAAGTTCTTCAgcagaaaagcagaagaaaaaataaaagcagttggTGGAGCTTGTGTGCTAGTAGCATAA
- the LOC114599696 gene encoding large ribosomal subunit protein uL15-like isoform X3 produces the protein MPSRLRKTRKLRGHVSHGHGRIGKHRKHPGGRGNAGGLHHHRINFDKYHPGYFGKVGMRHYHLKKNQHFCPTVNLDKLWTLVSEQTRLKYAKNPAGLSPVIDVVRSGYYKVLGKGKLPKQPVIVKAKFFSRKAEEKIKAVGGACVLVA, from the exons ATG CCTTCAAGACTGAGGAAGACCAGGAAACTGCGAGGTCACGTCAGCCACGGCCATGGTCGTATTG GTAAGCATAGAAAGCATCCTGGAGGACGTGGTAATGCTGGAGGCCTGCACCACCACAGAATTAACTTTGATAAATA CCATCCTGGTTATTTTGGAAAGGTTGGTATGAGACATTACCACTTGAAGAAAAACCAGCACTTCTGTCCCACAGTCAACCTGGATAAACTGTGGACACTTGTTAGTGAGCAGACAAGGCTCAAGTATGCCAAAAATCCAGCCGGATTATCACCTGTAATTGATGTTGTGCGCTCA GGTTATTATAAAGTCCTGGGCAAGGGGAAACTGCCCAAACAGCCTGTAATTGTGAAAGCAAAGTTCTTCAgcagaaaagcagaagaaaaaataaaagcagttggTGGAGCTTGTGTGCTAGTAGCATAA
- the LOC114599696 gene encoding large ribosomal subunit protein uL15-like isoform X2, whose translation MGVETLLQPSRLRKTRKLRGHVSHGHGRIGKHRKHPGGRGNAGGLHHHRINFDKYHPGYFGKVGMRHYHLKKNQHFCPTVNLDKLWTLVSEQTRLKYAKNPAGLSPVIDVVRSGYYKVLGKGKLPKQPVIVKAKFFSRKAEEKIKAVGGACVLVA comes from the exons atgggggtggagacgcttcttcag CCTTCAAGACTGAGGAAGACCAGGAAACTGCGAGGTCACGTCAGCCACGGCCATGGTCGTATTG GTAAGCATAGAAAGCATCCTGGAGGACGTGGTAATGCTGGAGGCCTGCACCACCACAGAATTAACTTTGATAAATA CCATCCTGGTTATTTTGGAAAGGTTGGTATGAGACATTACCACTTGAAGAAAAACCAGCACTTCTGTCCCACAGTCAACCTGGATAAACTGTGGACACTTGTTAGTGAGCAGACAAGGCTCAAGTATGCCAAAAATCCAGCCGGATTATCACCTGTAATTGATGTTGTGCGCTCA GGTTATTATAAAGTCCTGGGCAAGGGGAAACTGCCCAAACAGCCTGTAATTGTGAAAGCAAAGTTCTTCAgcagaaaagcagaagaaaaaataaaagcagttggTGGAGCTTGTGTGCTAGTAGCATAA